GCGGACAGGAGTACGCCGAACTCGGGGCCAGGATCGCCCGGGACGGCCTCGTCGACCCCCGGGCCATCGGCGACGCCGCCCGGACCGGCCGGTACGACCTCCAGGACCTCAAGATGGTCTGGCACACCCTCGCCCGCTTCGGCGCCCCGGAGGGCGCGGGCACGGCCTACTGCGGGACGGAGGCCTCCGGCGGCCACACACCGGGCGTGAGCACCCCCAGCGCGTAGGCCCGGGCCACCAGTTCCGTGCGGTTGGCGGCGTTCCAGCGGGAGGACAGGCGGCGCAGGTGGTAGGTCACGCCGTCGGTGGTGAGGCCGGTCTCGCGGGCCGCCCGGGCCGTGGTGGCGCCACCGGCCAGGAGGGCGAGGATGCGGGCCTCCACCGGGGTGACCCGGGGGTGCCCGGCGGACGGGTCCGCACGGGGCCGCTCGCGTTCGCCCTCCACCCGCAGCATCACCAGCAGCGCCGGCGTGTCCTCCACCGTGTCGCTCACCGGGTCCGCCGTCAGCTCCCCGTACCGCTCCGCGCCGCCGGGTGCCCGCCAGCGCACCGACACCTGGTAGCGCGAGCGGTGCCGCAGCCGCAGCGCCTCGGCGATCCGCTCCACCTGCGTCGCCTCCCGCGGGCTGAACAGCTCCAGCACGTCCCGGCCGCGCAGCCGCCCCGGTGTCGTACCGCACTCCGCGGCCATCGCCGGATTGGCCAGCAGCACCGCCCCGTACACATCGCACACCGCGACCGGCATCGCGATCCGGTCGAAGAGGAGCAGCGCGCGGTTGCGCCACATCACGGCCTCCAGCCGGGCCAGCTCCACGGGTCTCTCCTGCCACGCCGGGTCGCTCCCGCGCAAGAGCGACGCGTCTGCTTGTACTACACAATCATGTAGGGCGGCGACACCGCCCGCCGGGGCCGGTGGATCACGCTGGAAGCAGTACTTCCGTACCGCGAAAGGCAGTTGCCGCGTCATGCCCCCCACCGGACAGACTCCCCTCACCGCCGACTCCCTCCCCGGCGTCCCCGTCGCCGACATCTCCGCCACCGGGCCCGGCGGTGCGCCCATCCAGCAGGCCATGGACCTGATGCGCGAGCACGGGCCCGTCTTCGTGCGGCGGCTGTACGGGCGGGACACCCTGTTCGTGGGCGACCTGGACCTCGTGGCCGACCTCGCGGACGAGCAGCGGTTCGCCAAGCACATCGGGCCCGGTCTGGAGAACGTCCGCGAGTTCGCCGCCGACGGACTGTTCACCGCCTACAACGACGAGCCCAACTGGGCCAAGGCGCACGACATCCTCATGCCCGCCTTCGCGCTCGGCTCGATGCGGACCTACCACCCCGTGATGCTAAAGGTGGCCCGCCGGCTCATCGCGTCCTGGGACCGCGACGCCCGCGCCGGCCGTCCCGTCGACGTACCCGGCGACATGACCCGCATGACGCTCGACACCATCGGACTCGCGGGATTCGGCTACGACTTCGGCTCCTTCGAACGGCCCGAGCCGCACCCCTTCGTCGAGTCGATGGTCCGCTGCCTGGAGTGGAGCATGACCCGCCTCGCCCGCGTCCCGGGCCAGGACCACTCGGCGGCGGACGCGGCGTTCCGGGACGACGCCGCCCACCTCGCCCGGGTCGTCGACGACGTCATCGCCGCCCGCACCGGCACCGACCAGAGCCAGGCCGACGACCTCCTCGGCCTGATGCTCACCGCCGAGCACCCGGCCGACGGCACCACCCTCGACGCCGCCAACATCCGCAACCAGGTCATCACCTTCCTGATCGCCGGCCACGAGACCACGTCCGGCGCCATGTCCTTCGCGCTGTACTACCTCGCCAAGCACCCCACCGCGCTCCGGCTGGTGCAGCGCGAGGCCGACGAGCTGTGGGGCGACCAGGCCGACCCCGAGCCGACCTACGACGAGGTCGGCAAGCTGACCTACACCCGCCAGGTCCTCAACGAGGCGCTCCGGCTGTGGCCCACGGCCGCCGTGTTCGCCCGGCAGGCCCGCGAGGACACCCTGCTCGGCGGCCGCGTCCCGCTGCGTGCCGGCCAGTCCGCCCTGGTCCTCACGCCGATGCTGCACCGGCAGCCCGTCTGGGGCGACAACCCCGAGCTGTTCGACCCCGCCCGCTTCACGGCCGAGGCGGAGGCCGAGCGCCCGGTGCACGCCTTCAAGCCGTTCGGCACCGGCGAACGCGCCTGCATCGGACGGCAGTTCGCACTGCACGAGGCGACCATGCTGCTGGCCATGCTCGTCCACCGCTACCGGCTGCGCGACCACGCCGACTACCGGCTCACGGTCAAGGAGACCCTCACCCTCAAGCCCGAGGGCTTCACCCTCACCCTCGCCCCGCGCACCTCCGCCGACCGCGTCCACCCGCCGCTGCCCGGCGCCGCCCCGGCCCGGCAGTCCCGGTCGGCCGAACCCCAGGGCCTGCCCGCCCGCGTCCGCCCCGGCACCGCCGCCCTCTTCCTGCACGGCAGCAACTACGGCACCTGCCGCGACTTCGCCGCCCAGCTCGCCGACGAGGCCGCCGCGCTCGGCTGCGACACGCAGGTGGCGCCCCTGGACGCCTACGCCGACGGCCTGCCCACCGACCGGCCCGTGGTCATCACGGCCGCCTCCTACAACGGCCGCCCCACCGACGACGCCACCGCCTTCGCCGCCCGGCTGGAGGAGGAGCACGACCTGTCCGGCGTGACCTACGCCGTCCTCGGCGTCGGCGACCGCAACTGGGCCGCCACCTACCAGCACGTCCCCACCCGGATCGACGAGCGGCTCGCCGCGTCCGGCGCGACCCGCCTGCTGGAGCGCGCCGCCGCCGACGCCTCCGGCGACCTCACCGGCACCGTCCGCGCGTTCACGGCCGCCCTGCGCACCGCCCTCCTGGAGCGGTACGGCGACCCGGACGCCACCGCCCCGGACGCCGGCGAGCCCACGGCCGCCTACGAGGTCCGCACCCTCACCGGCGGCCCGCTGGACGCCCTCGCCGAACGGCACGACCTCGTCCCCATGCGGGTCACCGAGGCCCACGACCTCACCGCGCCCGGCCACCCGCGCCGCAAGCGGTACCTCCGCGTGGCGCTGCCGGACGGCGTCACCTACCGCACGGCCGACCACCTCACCGTGCTGCCCGCCAACGCCCCGGACCTCGTCGCCCGCGCCGCCGCCGCGCTCGGCGCCGACCTCGACACGGTCCTGGACATCCGCGCCACCCGCCCGCGCCGCGACGGCATCGCCGTCGACCGGCCCGTGACGGTACGCCAGCTCCTCACCCACCACGTCGAGTTGCAGGAGCGCCCGAGCGCCGGGCAACTGGCCGCGCTCGCCGCCGCCAACCCCTGCCCGCCGGAGCGCGCGGCCCTGGCCGCCCTCACCGACGACCCGCGCACCCTCGTGGAGATCCTGGAGGACCACCCGGCGCTGCGCGGCGCCCTGGACTGGCCGCGGCTCCTCGACCTCCTCACCCCCCTGCGCCCGCGCCACTACTCCATCTCCTCCTCGCCCGCCGTCGACCCCGCCCACGTGGACCTGATGGTCTCCCTGCTCCAGGCGCCCGCCCGCTCGGGCAGGGGCGTCTACCGGGGCACCGGCTCCGGCCACCTCGCCACGGTCCGGCCCGGCGACACGGTGTACGCGCGCGTGCAGCCCTGCCGGGAAGCCTTCCGCATGGAGGCCGAGGGCTCCGCACCGGTCGTCATGGTCGCGGCGGGCACCGGCCTCGCCCCGTTCCGCGGCGCCATCGCCGACCGTACGGCGGCCCTCGCGAAGGGCGCCGCACTCGCCCCCGCCCTGTGCTACTTCGGCTGCGACGCCCCCGACGCGGACTTCCTGCACGCGGAGGAGCTGCGCGCCGCCGAGAGGGCCGGGGCGGTCTCCCTGCGCCCCGCCTTCAGCGCGGTCCCCGAGGGCGAGGCGCGGTTCGTGCAGCACCGCATCGCCGCCGAGGCCGAGGAGGTCTGGGCGCTGCTGGACGCCGGGGCGCGGGTGTACGTGTGCGGCGACGGTTCCCGAATGGCCCCCGGGGTGCGGGAGGCGTTCCGTACGCTGTACCGCAAGCACACGCCGGACGCCGACGAGCGCGCCGCCGAGCAGTGGCTCGACCGGCTGATCGCGGACGGGCGCTACGTCGAGGACGTGTACGCGGCCGGCTGACCGAGAACGAAGGGGAGGGGTGGGCGCACGGTGGTGGACTCCTGGGAACGGGCCCGGCGCATTCTCGAGGAGGCGGGCCTGGACCCCGGCGGCCTCGCCCACCTCGCCCCGCTGACCGGCGGCACCTACAACACCGTCGAGGAACTCCGCCTCACCGACGGCAGCCGCTACGTGCTGAAGATCCCGCCCCCCGCGGCCGTCCCCGGCCTGCGGCACGAGCGCCGGCTGCTCGTCGCGGAGGCCGAGTTCTACCGCTCGGCCGCCGGCGTGGGAGTCCGCGTGCCGCGGCTGGTGTCCCTGGGCGACGACTTCCTGCTGATGACGGCCTGCCCGGGCGACCCCTGGGACGACTCGCTCACCGCGCGGGAGACGACCGCCCTGCGCCGGGAGCTGGGCGGCCAGGTGGCCCGGCTCCACCGCGTGACGGGCCCCGGCTACGGCTACCCCTCCGGCGCCCTCGGCCCGCTCGCCCCCGACTGGCGGACCGCGTTCCAGACGATGTTCGACGCCGTCCTCGACGACGCCCGCCGCTACGGGGCCCGGCTGCCCCGTCCCGCCGACGCGGTCGCGCGTACCGCCGAGTCCGCGTACGGCGCCCTCGACGAGGTCACCGTGCCCTGCCTCGTGCACTTCGACCTGTGGCAGGGCAACATCCTCGTCGACCGGTCGGACGGCGGCGCCCGCATCGGCGGCCTCATCGACGGCGAGCGCATGTTCTGGGGCGACCCCCTGGCCGACTTCATCTCCCTGGCGCTGCTCGGGGACATCAGGCAGGACGAGGCGTTCCTCGCGGGCTACCGGGAGGCCGGCGGCCGGGCGGAGTTCGACACCCCGGCCCGCCTCCGCCTCGCCCTGTACCGCGCCTACCTCGACCTGATCATGATCACCGAGACGGTTCCGCGCGAGTACGGCCCGGACCGGGAGCGCTGGCTGCGGGAGACGGTCGCCCCGGAACTCGTCGCCGCCCTGGACGAGATCGAGGCCCTCGTGGCGGACCCCGCGCATTAGCTCACCGACGGCGGCCGCCCGCACACCGGACAGTGCGTTCCCCACCTGGCGTACGGCGCTGCCGGAGCGCGCATCGCGCCGAGGTTTCCCGGCGCACGGCGGAGGTACTCGCGTGGCGCCCGGACGAGCGAAGGGAGTAGTGCCGTGACCGACCACCGCCTCGAAGCACCCGGCGAGAACGGTGATCCCGTCCCGCGGGACATGCCGGACCAGCAGGCCGACGCCGGCGAGGACCCGTGGGAGGTCGCACCGCGCTTCACGGGCACCGGCAAGGGCGAGAAGGACCAGGCGGACGAGGCCGGCGAGCCGGCCGAAGACGTCCCCGACACGGACGAAGCGGGGACGGGCCGGCAAGGCGCGCCGCGGTCCGGAACGGTCCATCCCGAGCACCCGGTGCCGGACGAGCCCTCCGCCTGAACGCGGACGCGGAGGGCCCACCGACACCGAGGGCCGCAGCCGGCTGTGGGGGTCGGCTGCGGCCCTCGGCCTCGTCCTCGTCGGGATCTCCGGCGGGTCAGCCCACCTTGCGGCCCCGCAGCGGCTCCGTCCCCGCCCCCGCGCCCTGCTGGAGGCCCCGCAGGAATTCCGCCAGCACCTCCGTCGCCGTACGCTCCGGCTGCCAGCCGAGTTCCCTCCGGGCGCGCGCGGAGTCCATCAGGGGGAGCCGCAGCACCGCGTCGAACAGGTGCGGGGAGGCGGGCAGCAGGTGCAGGCCCCAGGCCGCCGCGATCGCCGAACGGGCCGCCGTGCGCGGCAGCCGCACGGGCCGGGCGCCCAGCATCTCGCCCAGCACGTGCGCGTCGACCGGCGGATCGGCCGCCAGGTTGAAGGCGCCCCGGGCGTCGGAGCGCACGGCCAGCCGGTACGCCCGCGCAGCGTCGTCGGTGTGCAGCGCCTGGACCCGCAGCCCCGGGATGTCGGGCAGGAAGGGCAGCAGCTCGGGGCGGGCCAGCGGGCCCGGCAGGAACTTGCCGCCGAAGATGCGGCGCTGCTCGCTCGCGGACTCCCGCTTGAACAGGAAGGCGGGGCGCATCCGCACCACCCGCGTCCCGGGGTG
This genomic stretch from Streptomyces sp. Go-475 harbors:
- a CDS encoding SDR family oxidoreductase; translated protein: MSSATGMRVVVTGATGNVGTSVVRLLSEDPETGSVLGLARRLPDWSPPKTDWDAVDLASERSDLVERFTGADAVVHLAWAFQPTHDPAATWRTNVLGSMRVFEAVAAAGVPALVHASSVGAYSPGPKDETVDESWPTHGWPDAAYCREKAYLERALDTFERDHPGTRVVRMRPAFLFKRESASEQRRIFGGKFLPGPLARPELLPFLPDIPGLRVQALHTDDAARAYRLAVRSDARGAFNLAADPPVDAHVLGEMLGARPVRLPRTAARSAIAAAWGLHLLPASPHLFDAVLRLPLMDSARARRELGWQPERTATEVLAEFLRGLQQGAGAGTEPLRGRKVG
- a CDS encoding cytochrome P450, with protein sequence MPPTGQTPLTADSLPGVPVADISATGPGGAPIQQAMDLMREHGPVFVRRLYGRDTLFVGDLDLVADLADEQRFAKHIGPGLENVREFAADGLFTAYNDEPNWAKAHDILMPAFALGSMRTYHPVMLKVARRLIASWDRDARAGRPVDVPGDMTRMTLDTIGLAGFGYDFGSFERPEPHPFVESMVRCLEWSMTRLARVPGQDHSAADAAFRDDAAHLARVVDDVIAARTGTDQSQADDLLGLMLTAEHPADGTTLDAANIRNQVITFLIAGHETTSGAMSFALYYLAKHPTALRLVQREADELWGDQADPEPTYDEVGKLTYTRQVLNEALRLWPTAAVFARQAREDTLLGGRVPLRAGQSALVLTPMLHRQPVWGDNPELFDPARFTAEAEAERPVHAFKPFGTGERACIGRQFALHEATMLLAMLVHRYRLRDHADYRLTVKETLTLKPEGFTLTLAPRTSADRVHPPLPGAAPARQSRSAEPQGLPARVRPGTAALFLHGSNYGTCRDFAAQLADEAAALGCDTQVAPLDAYADGLPTDRPVVITAASYNGRPTDDATAFAARLEEEHDLSGVTYAVLGVGDRNWAATYQHVPTRIDERLAASGATRLLERAAADASGDLTGTVRAFTAALRTALLERYGDPDATAPDAGEPTAAYEVRTLTGGPLDALAERHDLVPMRVTEAHDLTAPGHPRRKRYLRVALPDGVTYRTADHLTVLPANAPDLVARAAAALGADLDTVLDIRATRPRRDGIAVDRPVTVRQLLTHHVELQERPSAGQLAALAAANPCPPERAALAALTDDPRTLVEILEDHPALRGALDWPRLLDLLTPLRPRHYSISSSPAVDPAHVDLMVSLLQAPARSGRGVYRGTGSGHLATVRPGDTVYARVQPCREAFRMEAEGSAPVVMVAAGTGLAPFRGAIADRTAALAKGAALAPALCYFGCDAPDADFLHAEELRAAERAGAVSLRPAFSAVPEGEARFVQHRIAAEAEEVWALLDAGARVYVCGDGSRMAPGVREAFRTLYRKHTPDADERAAEQWLDRLIADGRYVEDVYAAG
- a CDS encoding PAS domain S-box protein, whose amino-acid sequence is MELARLEAVMWRNRALLLFDRIAMPVAVCDVYGAVLLANPAMAAECGTTPGRLRGRDVLELFSPREATQVERIAEALRLRHRSRYQVSVRWRAPGGAERYGELTADPVSDTVEDTPALLVMLRVEGERERPRADPSAGHPRVTPVEARILALLAGGATTARAARETGLTTDGVTYHLRRLSSRWNAANRTELVARAYALGVLTPGVWPPEASVPQ
- a CDS encoding aminoglycoside phosphotransferase family protein, with translation MVDSWERARRILEEAGLDPGGLAHLAPLTGGTYNTVEELRLTDGSRYVLKIPPPAAVPGLRHERRLLVAEAEFYRSAAGVGVRVPRLVSLGDDFLLMTACPGDPWDDSLTARETTALRRELGGQVARLHRVTGPGYGYPSGALGPLAPDWRTAFQTMFDAVLDDARRYGARLPRPADAVARTAESAYGALDEVTVPCLVHFDLWQGNILVDRSDGGARIGGLIDGERMFWGDPLADFISLALLGDIRQDEAFLAGYREAGGRAEFDTPARLRLALYRAYLDLIMITETVPREYGPDRERWLRETVAPELVAALDEIEALVADPAH